A stretch of the Solirubrobacterales bacterium genome encodes the following:
- a CDS encoding carbon-nitrogen hydrolase family protein: MLVAAVQMEVRPGNVQANLESAERLARDAAASGAELIALPEFFTTGAAFLPELADGSLPPDGEATRMLTRVAAECGVFLGGSFLCRDADLEVRNAFLLAGPDGRVLGRHDKDLPTMWENALYVGGSDDGLIEAGDLTFGAAVCWEFMRRPTVERLRGRVDLVVGGSNWWSIPEWPPAGITRRMERANAYRAVAAPASFGRLVGAPVVHGAICGEFRCPMPEFPRFQYRGRFQGGALIADAEGRILARRGVNEGEGFVTAEIDPRRVEPADPVPSRYWMHGRGLLPAIVWNTQRILGRRWYRANVRGRSPVR, from the coding sequence ATGCTGGTTGCAGCAGTCCAGATGGAGGTCCGGCCGGGGAACGTCCAGGCGAACCTGGAGAGCGCGGAGCGCCTCGCCCGGGATGCGGCCGCGTCCGGGGCGGAGCTGATCGCACTGCCCGAGTTCTTCACCACCGGAGCGGCCTTCCTGCCCGAGCTGGCCGACGGCTCGCTGCCACCGGACGGTGAGGCGACACGGATGCTGACCCGGGTGGCCGCGGAGTGCGGAGTCTTCCTCGGTGGCTCCTTCCTCTGCCGGGATGCCGATCTCGAGGTCCGCAACGCATTCCTCCTGGCCGGACCGGACGGCAGGGTCCTCGGCCGACACGACAAGGACCTGCCGACCATGTGGGAGAACGCCCTCTATGTCGGCGGCAGCGATGACGGGTTGATCGAGGCGGGGGATCTCACGTTCGGGGCCGCGGTCTGCTGGGAGTTCATGCGCCGACCGACGGTGGAACGGCTCCGCGGCCGGGTCGATCTGGTCGTCGGTGGTTCCAACTGGTGGTCGATCCCGGAGTGGCCCCCGGCCGGGATCACCCGCCGGATGGAGCGGGCGAATGCGTACCGGGCGGTCGCCGCCCCGGCGAGCTTCGGACGGCTGGTCGGGGCCCCGGTCGTTCACGGGGCGATCTGCGGCGAGTTCAGATGCCCGATGCCGGAGTTTCCCCGGTTTCAGTACCGCGGCCGGTTTCAGGGTGGTGCCCTGATCGCCGATGCGGAGGGTCGGATCCTCGCCCGGCGCGGCGTGAACGAAGGCGAGGGTTTCGTGACCGCCGAGATCGATCCACGACGGGTGGAGCCGGCCGATCCGGTCCCCTCCCGTTACTGGATGCACGGCCGCGGGCTGCTCCCGGCGATCGTCTGGAACACCCAGCGGATCCTCGGTCGCCGTTGGTATCGGGCGAACGTCCGGGGTCGGTCTCCCGTCCGCTGA
- a CDS encoding N-acyl homoserine lactonase family protein: MSSRADTKPLETPLPGGHSDATVVVEPVITGSFTVPQPVRSSPEGPLRVPALLRAARGKRTTQPVPAFLIRHPGAGPLLVDTGIHSSVAGNPVRNLGRLENWFYRPRLEPGRDLASQLREKEVEPSSIGLVLMTHLHLDHASAVTDFPDATFVVDAKEWREANRPLPWSRGYRRNHFNHPFDFRTVSFERATAVPYGGLDRTIDLFGDGSVRLVATPGDTVGHQSVLVRLKDRPMLIGGDATYLNSQFEPDADQPGVMADPEGHRRSLEEIRRFRSRFPEAVITPGHDVDFYRSLPERFE, encoded by the coding sequence ATGAGCAGTCGGGCCGACACGAAGCCGCTCGAAACGCCGCTTCCCGGCGGCCACAGCGACGCCACCGTGGTGGTCGAACCGGTGATCACCGGCAGCTTTACGGTGCCGCAACCGGTCCGCTCAAGCCCCGAGGGTCCGCTCCGCGTCCCCGCCCTGCTCCGGGCAGCCCGCGGCAAACGGACCACCCAGCCGGTGCCGGCATTCCTGATCCGGCATCCCGGGGCGGGACCGCTGCTGGTCGACACCGGGATCCACTCTTCGGTCGCCGGGAATCCGGTCCGGAACCTCGGCCGTCTGGAAAATTGGTTCTACAGGCCACGGCTCGAACCCGGCCGGGACCTGGCGAGTCAGTTGCGGGAGAAGGAAGTCGAGCCGTCCTCGATCGGCCTCGTCCTGATGACGCATCTGCATCTCGATCACGCCTCGGCAGTCACCGACTTCCCCGACGCAACCTTTGTCGTCGATGCGAAGGAGTGGCGGGAAGCCAACCGCCCACTCCCGTGGAGCAGGGGCTACCGACGTAACCATTTCAACCATCCCTTCGACTTCCGGACGGTCTCGTTCGAAAGGGCGACGGCAGTGCCGTACGGCGGTCTTGACCGGACCATCGACCTGTTCGGCGACGGGTCGGTCCGACTGGTGGCAACCCCCGGTGACACGGTCGGTCACCAGTCGGTGCTGGTCAGGCTGAAGGATCGCCCCATGCTGATCGGCGGTGACGCCACCTACCTGAACTCCCAGTTCGAACCGGATGCGGACCAGCCGGGCGTGATGGCCGACCCGGAAGGCCATCGTCGCAGCCTGGAAGAGATCCGCCGGTTTCGCAGCCGGTTTCCGGAGGCCGTGATCACCCCCGGGCACGACGTCGATTTCTACCGGTCGCTGCCGGAGCGGTTCGAGTAA
- a CDS encoding ATP-binding cassette domain-containing protein, whose protein sequence is MSEEENTQDRGTEPTEAAATTTEPETSSPAAVETASTTDAKVTSEPPSSEFVATDGAVLGRDFIIPGVNPGDNDPYKWHTGRKREHGSTDAIEIIDVVKQFGRTRILNGLNLGLPDDQISMVLGPSGTGKSVLIKHIVGLLYPDSGDVIVKGDSVPDLSDDELFEMRKKFGLLFQDGALFGSMNIYDNVAFPLRQHTDKGEDEIESIVTRRLREVGLGEAHYKMPNELSGGMRKRAGFARALVLDPEIVMFDEPDSGLDPVRTALLCELIKEVHAESGGCYMVISHDLGTARRIADFIAVLWKGRIVESGPKDELFDSPNEFVHQFLQADVTGPLAMD, encoded by the coding sequence TTGAGCGAGGAAGAGAACACCCAGGATCGTGGTACCGAGCCGACCGAGGCGGCTGCCACAACCACCGAACCGGAAACGTCGTCCCCGGCTGCTGTGGAAACGGCTTCCACCACCGACGCGAAGGTGACCAGCGAACCACCCTCGAGCGAGTTCGTTGCCACCGACGGGGCGGTGCTGGGCCGGGACTTCATCATCCCCGGGGTCAACCCGGGAGACAATGACCCCTACAAGTGGCATACCGGCCGTAAACGGGAACACGGGTCGACCGACGCGATCGAGATCATCGATGTGGTCAAACAGTTCGGCCGCACCCGGATTCTCAACGGTCTCAACCTGGGCCTGCCCGACGACCAGATCTCGATGGTGCTCGGTCCCTCGGGAACCGGCAAGTCGGTGCTGATCAAGCACATCGTCGGTCTGCTCTACCCGGACTCGGGCGACGTGATCGTCAAGGGTGACTCGGTCCCGGACCTGAGTGACGACGAACTGTTCGAGATGCGGAAGAAGTTCGGCCTGCTGTTCCAGGACGGGGCACTTTTCGGCTCGATGAACATCTACGACAACGTTGCCTTCCCGCTGCGTCAGCACACCGACAAGGGCGAGGACGAGATCGAGTCGATCGTCACCCGGCGCCTGCGCGAGGTCGGTCTCGGCGAGGCCCACTACAAGATGCCGAACGAGCTCTCCGGCGGGATGCGGAAGCGGGCCGGGTTCGCCCGGGCGCTGGTGCTGGACCCCGAAATCGTGATGTTCGACGAGCCCGATTCCGGCCTCGACCCGGTCCGCACCGCCCTGCTCTGCGAGTTGATCAAGGAGGTCCACGCCGAGAGTGGCGGCTGCTACATGGTGATCAGCCACGACCTCGGGACCGCCCGTCGGATCGCCGACTTCATCGCCGTCCTCTGGAAGGGACGGATCGTGGAAAGCGGGCCCAAGGATGAACTCTTCGACTCCCCCAACGAGTTCGTTCATCAGTTTCTGCAGGCCGACGTAACCGGCCCGCTAGCGATGGATTGA
- a CDS encoding ABC transporter permease: MVRAAANRALEPAKNLFTEVGEMMILTGRTMASAVKAPYPYGNEFIGQFLFALQLCWFPMLISTVAFGFGAPGLQAANFLSLFGALDRLGGFFVLASIREFAPFVTAVVVAGVAGTAITADLGARKIREELDALQVLGVDPIKNLVVPRFLALMLITGLLDIYALLFGIVGGIGAELLYNQPLGGFFATLFSNASTTELMASVLKCTLFGAIIAIVCCYKGMTATGGAAGVGRAVNEAVVTALLGVFAFNYIFTQTMLATNPDLQTIK, from the coding sequence ATGGTCAGAGCAGCCGCCAACAGGGCCCTGGAGCCCGCGAAAAACCTGTTTACCGAGGTCGGGGAGATGATGATCCTCACCGGTCGCACCATGGCCTCCGCGGTCAAGGCCCCCTACCCGTACGGCAACGAGTTCATCGGCCAGTTCCTTTTCGCGCTGCAGCTCTGCTGGTTTCCGATGCTGATCTCGACCGTCGCCTTCGGGTTCGGCGCCCCCGGACTCCAGGCCGCGAACTTCCTCTCCCTGTTCGGGGCGCTCGACCGTCTCGGCGGGTTCTTCGTACTCGCATCGATCCGTGAGTTCGCCCCGTTCGTGACCGCTGTGGTGGTCGCCGGCGTGGCCGGGACCGCGATCACCGCCGATCTCGGTGCCCGCAAGATCCGTGAAGAACTGGATGCCCTTCAGGTCCTCGGGGTGGACCCGATCAAGAACCTCGTGGTGCCGCGCTTCCTGGCGCTGATGCTGATCACCGGCCTGCTCGACATTTACGCCCTGCTGTTCGGGATCGTCGGCGGCATCGGGGCCGAACTGCTCTACAACCAGCCGCTCGGTGGCTTCTTCGCGACCCTGTTCTCGAACGCCTCCACCACCGAGCTCATGGCTTCGGTCCTCAAGTGCACCCTGTTCGGAGCGATCATCGCGATCGTCTGCTGCTACAAGGGGATGACCGCCACCGGCGGTGCGGCCGGGGTCGGCCGGGCCGTCAACGAGGCGGTCGTGACCGCCCTGCTCGGCGTTTTCGCCTTCAACTACATCTTCACCCAGACCATGCTTGCGACCAACCCCGACCTGCAGACGATCAAGTGA
- a CDS encoding branched-chain amino acid ABC transporter substrate-binding protein: protein MRIKLVTGLVALGTIAVVIAACGGGSGESDKVAGLDLANCGDVAFGGGGSPDALIVSDLPLQGDSKARSAQMNEAITQVLDDAGWKAGEATIGFQACDDSDAETGLWDEEICRDNATAYSDDSSVIGVVGTYNSGCAQVMIPTLNEADGGGLAMVSPGNTAICLTQTADSCSDGQPGSLYPSGKRNYARVVPNDAAQGAALATFAATNNMKRVAVLNAAGDDTSIGQAATFVNAAGPAGVTVSDQLEWDPEADNYTALMKKVAASDPDAVLLAGLTEQNGGRLIKDKVAVLGPNDGKVALLAPDGFAQQATIDEAGQAAAKGMFASVPGRAPELLPGPGKQFVKQLQAKVGSEPVEIYAPYAGQAARVLLDTIGSAGLDRGKVAAALAGLKVSDGIIGDFTITDTGDPDKGPVTISRAGASFKPLQVVEPSAALVTAARGKSG, encoded by the coding sequence ATGCGAATCAAACTGGTGACGGGCCTGGTTGCCCTCGGAACGATTGCGGTCGTGATCGCTGCCTGCGGCGGTGGGTCGGGGGAAAGCGACAAGGTGGCCGGCCTCGATCTCGCCAACTGCGGCGATGTGGCCTTCGGCGGCGGCGGTTCCCCGGACGCCCTGATCGTCTCCGACCTGCCGCTGCAGGGGGACTCGAAGGCCCGGTCGGCACAGATGAACGAGGCGATCACCCAGGTACTCGACGACGCCGGATGGAAGGCGGGCGAGGCGACGATCGGGTTTCAGGCCTGCGACGACTCGGACGCCGAAACCGGACTCTGGGACGAGGAGATCTGCCGTGACAACGCCACCGCATACAGCGACGACAGCAGCGTGATCGGCGTGGTCGGGACTTACAACTCAGGCTGCGCCCAGGTGATGATCCCGACCCTCAACGAGGCTGACGGAGGCGGGCTGGCGATGGTCTCTCCCGGCAACACCGCGATCTGCCTCACCCAGACAGCCGACTCATGCAGCGACGGCCAGCCCGGCTCGCTCTATCCGAGTGGAAAACGCAACTACGCGAGGGTGGTTCCGAACGATGCCGCCCAGGGAGCCGCGCTCGCCACCTTCGCTGCCACCAACAACATGAAGAGGGTCGCCGTCCTCAACGCCGCGGGTGACGACACCTCGATCGGGCAGGCCGCAACCTTCGTGAACGCCGCCGGGCCGGCGGGCGTCACGGTCAGTGACCAGCTCGAATGGGACCCCGAGGCCGACAACTACACCGCGTTGATGAAGAAGGTTGCCGCTTCCGACCCGGATGCGGTGCTTCTGGCGGGGCTCACCGAGCAGAACGGTGGCCGTCTGATCAAGGACAAGGTGGCGGTTCTCGGCCCCAACGACGGCAAGGTGGCGCTGCTGGCGCCGGACGGTTTCGCCCAGCAGGCAACCATCGACGAGGCCGGGCAGGCCGCGGCGAAAGGCATGTTTGCGTCGGTTCCCGGCCGGGCGCCCGAACTTCTGCCCGGGCCCGGCAAGCAGTTCGTGAAGCAGCTCCAGGCGAAGGTCGGCTCGGAGCCGGTCGAGATCTACGCTCCGTATGCGGGGCAGGCCGCCCGGGTTCTGCTGGACACGATCGGGTCGGCCGGGCTTGACCGGGGGAAGGTCGCCGCTGCCCTCGCCGGACTGAAGGTGAGCGACGGCATCATCGGGGACTTCACGATCACCGACACCGGCGATCCGGACAAGGGCCCGGTCACCATTTCCCGGGCCGGTGCGAGCTTCAAGCCGCTGCAGGTGGTCGAGCCGTCGGCGGCGCTGGTCACGGCCGCCCGGGGCAAGAGCGGCTGA
- a CDS encoding TlpA family protein disulfide reductase, whose amino-acid sequence MRPEGRRGRGFGYVALVGVCFVVIVLVAGINMFRTTDSGTVGIGDVGIGEEVAPFAVPLAASQLDGDANVDPAEACGVGGDDVLRICDFFGKPLVISFWFTRRASECIEQQDVFDRVADRFRGRVGMVSINVRDDRDRVRELIREHRWTVPVGYDRDGAVSNLYRVGGCPTFLFVAAGGTLKRAEIGRTTVARLSAQVRSLLDGQAEAEERPPAEKSETGS is encoded by the coding sequence ATGAGGCCGGAGGGCCGCCGCGGGCGAGGGTTCGGCTACGTCGCCCTGGTCGGTGTCTGTTTCGTCGTGATCGTTCTGGTCGCCGGAATCAACATGTTCCGGACCACCGACTCGGGCACGGTCGGAATCGGGGATGTCGGGATCGGGGAGGAGGTGGCGCCATTCGCCGTTCCCCTGGCCGCGTCGCAACTCGACGGAGACGCGAACGTCGATCCGGCCGAGGCCTGTGGAGTCGGCGGGGATGACGTCCTCCGGATCTGTGACTTTTTCGGAAAGCCGCTGGTGATTTCGTTCTGGTTCACCCGACGGGCCTCCGAGTGCATCGAACAGCAGGATGTGTTCGACCGGGTCGCCGACCGTTTCCGGGGCCGGGTCGGCATGGTCTCGATCAACGTGCGTGACGACCGGGACCGGGTTCGGGAGCTGATCAGGGAACACCGCTGGACCGTCCCGGTCGGGTACGACCGGGACGGCGCGGTCTCCAACCTCTACCGGGTTGGTGGCTGCCCGACCTTTCTCTTCGTGGCCGCGGGCGGGACCCTGAAACGGGCCGAGATCGGCCGGACTACCGTCGCGCGGCTTTCGGCGCAGGTACGCTCCCTGCTTGATGGGCAGGCAGAAGCGGAAGAAAGGCCACCGGCCGAAAAGAGCGAAACCGGCAGCTGA
- a CDS encoding MMPL family transporter — protein sequence MIVVLSVLGAARMDSQPVEDAFFDRDAPAWKATTEAARSFGGDPVVVVADGPLAETLTPENLNRLLLLEACLDGQIRKGQGEFARICRRLAALDPVKVFAGPATFLSEAAAGINRVYRQQLGKLTGTPRTPREVVERQRQLRLGAEVIARYGLTSIPSLDNQDFVDRVVYGSGGRRSGPKPRLSYLFPSRDAAQIVLRLRSDLGGEDRSETVDLIRRATADPSVRLDRVSYVVSGSPVVFERLGNSLQSGVLLLAAVALLLMTVTLALVFASAWRLLPLAAALAGLAVSAGILWLTGGRFSLAALGAAPILAGLTVDYAVQIQARLDETDSATDPVEAIRETVRLGLPMIALACVATAFGFGALTVSSLPLVSEFGVMLAAGILTCFAVTFLLGTAALGLRGRRRDRTSPLESAGVMSGLRRRVKPVIAISIRAPARLVLVGLLIAVCGWAVSTRSVAGTEISQLLPTRSPAVQDLLEVERVTGSSGSIDLVVRAPDVTAPEVVNWIGEIRGVILRRGGYLPARSGGRPSCEGADLCPGPAITDFVGPGGPGRTAADNRDVLLGLPLSERRAMIAGGLKPGTPAKVTNVPFAIRTGSVERQADTVAMIEKVISESRGGKGPPPGVTATTTGLPVVITASMNSLAGSRYLLTGLALALIAIVLLIAFRSPRRMLVPMLPIVVAAGWSALVVSALELPLNPLSAVLSVLVIAIAAEFSLILTGRFRQERARGAGLAEALRLSYGRTGIAVATSGLTAIAGFAALAASDIGMLREFGLIAVVDLTVALAGVALVLPGALVWLERE from the coding sequence GTGATCGTCGTCCTGTCGGTCCTGGGCGCCGCCCGGATGGACTCCCAGCCGGTCGAGGACGCGTTCTTCGATCGTGACGCCCCGGCCTGGAAGGCAACCACCGAAGCGGCGAGATCGTTTGGCGGCGACCCGGTGGTGGTGGTCGCTGACGGACCGCTGGCCGAGACCCTCACCCCGGAGAACCTGAACCGGCTCCTGCTGCTCGAAGCCTGCCTCGACGGGCAGATCCGCAAGGGTCAGGGGGAGTTTGCCCGGATCTGCCGCCGGTTGGCGGCGCTCGATCCGGTGAAGGTCTTCGCCGGTCCCGCGACCTTCCTGAGCGAGGCGGCAGCCGGAATCAACCGGGTGTACCGCCAGCAGTTGGGGAAGCTGACCGGAACGCCCCGGACCCCCCGGGAGGTGGTCGAGCGCCAGCGACAGCTCAGGCTCGGGGCGGAAGTGATCGCCCGCTACGGCCTGACCTCGATCCCGAGCCTCGACAATCAGGATTTCGTTGATCGGGTGGTCTACGGGTCCGGGGGGAGGCGGAGCGGTCCCAAGCCGCGGCTTTCCTATCTCTTCCCGTCCCGGGATGCGGCCCAGATCGTGCTCCGGCTGCGTTCCGATCTCGGCGGGGAGGACCGCTCCGAGACGGTCGACCTGATCCGCCGGGCGACCGCCGATCCGTCGGTGCGCCTGGATCGGGTGAGTTACGTGGTTTCGGGGTCGCCGGTGGTCTTCGAGCGCCTCGGAAATTCGCTTCAGAGCGGGGTCCTGCTGCTGGCCGCGGTGGCGCTGCTCCTGATGACGGTGACCCTGGCCCTGGTTTTCGCCTCCGCCTGGCGCCTGCTGCCGCTGGCCGCGGCTCTCGCCGGGCTGGCGGTTTCGGCCGGAATCCTGTGGCTCACCGGCGGACGGTTCTCGCTGGCCGCCCTGGGCGCCGCCCCGATCCTGGCCGGGCTCACCGTCGACTACGCGGTCCAGATCCAGGCCCGGCTGGACGAAACCGATTCGGCAACCGATCCGGTGGAGGCGATCCGTGAGACCGTCCGGCTCGGGCTGCCGATGATCGCCCTTGCCTGCGTCGCCACAGCTTTCGGGTTCGGAGCCCTGACCGTCTCCTCGCTGCCGCTGGTCTCCGAGTTCGGAGTGATGCTGGCGGCCGGGATCCTGACCTGCTTCGCGGTCACCTTCCTGCTCGGCACCGCTGCGCTGGGGCTGCGGGGCCGTCGACGGGACCGGACCTCGCCGCTGGAGTCGGCCGGGGTCATGTCCGGGCTGAGACGCCGGGTGAAACCGGTGATCGCCATCTCGATCCGGGCGCCGGCCAGGCTGGTGCTGGTAGGTCTTCTGATCGCCGTCTGTGGCTGGGCGGTGAGCACCCGTTCCGTCGCCGGGACCGAGATCAGCCAGCTGCTCCCCACCCGCAGTCCGGCGGTCCAGGATCTGCTCGAGGTCGAGCGGGTGACCGGTAGTTCCGGCAGCATCGATCTGGTGGTGAGAGCCCCCGACGTCACCGCACCGGAAGTCGTCAACTGGATCGGGGAGATCCGGGGCGTGATCCTGCGCCGGGGTGGCTACCTGCCCGCTCGATCGGGCGGACGGCCGTCTTGCGAAGGTGCCGATCTCTGTCCCGGGCCCGCGATCACCGATTTCGTCGGCCCCGGAGGACCCGGCCGGACCGCTGCCGACAACCGTGATGTGCTGCTGGGACTTCCCCTCAGCGAACGCCGGGCGATGATCGCCGGTGGACTCAAACCGGGGACGCCGGCAAAGGTAACCAACGTCCCCTTCGCGATCCGCACCGGCTCGGTTGAACGCCAGGCGGACACGGTAGCCATGATCGAAAAGGTGATCTCCGAGTCACGGGGCGGGAAGGGTCCGCCCCCCGGGGTCACCGCGACCACCACCGGCCTGCCGGTGGTGATCACCGCCTCGATGAACTCCCTCGCCGGCTCCCGGTATCTGCTCACCGGGCTGGCCCTGGCCCTGATCGCGATCGTGCTGCTGATCGCCTTCCGGTCGCCCCGCAGGATGCTTGTGCCGATGCTCCCGATCGTGGTGGCCGCCGGCTGGTCGGCGCTGGTCGTCTCCGCTCTGGAGTTGCCGCTCAACCCACTTTCGGCGGTGCTCTCGGTCCTGGTCATCGCAATCGCAGCCGAGTTCAGCCTGATCCTGACCGGGCGTTTCCGCCAGGAACGGGCCCGGGGTGCGGGTCTGGCCGAGGCGCTCAGGCTCAGCTACGGCCGGACCGGGATCGCGGTCGCCACCTCGGGTCTGACGGCCATCGCCGGATTTGCCGCGCTCGCCGCGAGCGATATCGGCATGCTGCGGGAGTTCGGCCTGATCGCGGTGGTCGATCTCACGGTAGCGTTGGCCGGGGTCGCCCTGGTCCTTCCCGGGGCGTTGGTCTGGCTGGAGCGGGAATGA
- a CDS encoding ABC transporter permease has translation MTSSGWLTVPRAWLESLGEIARFCGMVVSHIFTGRVIKYFGEALNQAGILVLGSTTVIWGLCFVLGLQCGIEGAYFNRSVGAPAYAGVFAAWCDLREVIPYAFGYMMAAKVGTGIVAELGAMRISDEIDALEVMGVPPVTFLAATRMLGAWMTLPFMYMAAIGVGYLASYIAVVEQIGDVSSGGFLLIFWMFQNPPDVLFSVIKAMTMATAIVLVGCYYGYTASGGPVGVGTATAKSMVLNIVLVHIIGMLGTLVFWGANPRAPIGG, from the coding sequence ATGACCTCTAGCGGCTGGCTGACAGTCCCCCGGGCCTGGCTCGAATCACTGGGGGAGATCGCCCGTTTCTGCGGGATGGTGGTCTCCCACATCTTCACCGGGCGGGTGATCAAGTACTTCGGCGAGGCACTGAACCAGGCCGGGATCCTGGTGCTCGGATCGACCACCGTGATCTGGGGGCTCTGCTTCGTGCTCGGCCTGCAGTGCGGAATCGAAGGTGCATACTTCAACCGTTCGGTCGGGGCGCCGGCCTACGCCGGTGTGTTCGCCGCCTGGTGTGACCTGCGGGAAGTGATCCCGTACGCCTTCGGCTACATGATGGCGGCCAAGGTCGGAACCGGAATCGTCGCCGAGCTCGGCGCGATGCGGATCTCGGACGAGATCGACGCCCTGGAGGTCATGGGAGTTCCGCCCGTGACCTTCCTCGCGGCAACCCGGATGCTGGGAGCCTGGATGACCCTGCCGTTCATGTACATGGCGGCGATCGGGGTCGGCTACCTCGCCTCCTACATCGCGGTGGTCGAGCAGATCGGCGATGTCTCCTCGGGCGGGTTCCTCCTGATCTTCTGGATGTTCCAGAACCCTCCCGACGTGCTGTTCTCGGTGATCAAGGCGATGACCATGGCCACCGCGATCGTGCTGGTCGGTTGTTACTACGGCTACACCGCGTCCGGGGGACCGGTGGGCGTGGGGACCGCGACCGCAAAGTCGATGGTGCTGAACATCGTGCTCGTGCACATCATCGGTATGTTGGGAACCTTGGTCTTCTGGGGGGCGAACCCGAGAGCACCGATTGGAGGCTGA
- a CDS encoding aminotransferase class I/II-fold pyridoxal phosphate-dependent enzyme: MTETAAGPIDLFEKVRNHDRREQLEAANAADLNPYFRLLTSQAGPVVEMEGRETIMLGSNNYLGLTGDERVKQAARDALDTYGTGVTGSRLLNGTTPIHVELEEELAAWMNTEQAIVFSTGYQSNLGCLQAILGPEDTVICDSGDHASVLDGLKLSGAKLRPFRHNQTEKLEKMLQRAQSDGGGILVVVDGVYSMEGDLPDLPRVVELSRHYGARIMVDEAHGVGVLGARGAGATELYGLEDQVDLRMGTFSKSLASCGGFIAGSAEVIEYLRITSRAFIFSASGVPAAVGAALAAVKICRSEGPALYKRLLENAEYLRHGFEDLGLRVVQPGRMPDGSVATTPVVPVVIGEDWQAILVWKALYDAGVYTNVAIHPAVPHGAALLRTSLMATHEREHLDRALEITAEVIKQFDGLTNA; this comes from the coding sequence ATGACCGAAACCGCCGCGGGCCCGATCGACCTGTTCGAGAAGGTCAGAAACCATGACCGTCGCGAACAGCTCGAAGCGGCAAACGCCGCCGACCTCAACCCGTACTTCCGCCTGCTCACCTCGCAGGCCGGCCCGGTGGTCGAGATGGAGGGGCGCGAGACGATCATGCTCGGCTCGAACAACTACCTCGGTCTGACCGGCGACGAACGGGTCAAGCAGGCGGCCCGGGACGCACTCGACACCTACGGCACCGGGGTCACCGGCTCCCGGCTGCTGAACGGCACCACCCCGATTCACGTTGAACTGGAGGAGGAACTGGCCGCCTGGATGAACACCGAGCAGGCGATCGTCTTCTCGACCGGGTATCAGTCGAATCTGGGCTGCCTGCAGGCGATCCTCGGCCCCGAGGACACGGTGATCTGCGACTCCGGGGACCACGCCTCGGTGCTGGACGGCCTCAAGCTCTCCGGAGCCAAGCTCCGTCCCTTCCGCCACAACCAGACCGAAAAGCTGGAGAAGATGCTGCAGCGGGCCCAGAGCGACGGTGGCGGGATCCTGGTCGTGGTCGACGGGGTCTACTCGATGGAAGGCGACCTGCCCGACCTGCCGCGGGTGGTTGAGCTGTCCCGGCACTACGGGGCCCGGATCATGGTCGACGAGGCCCACGGGGTCGGGGTTCTCGGGGCCCGCGGGGCCGGTGCCACCGAGCTCTACGGGCTCGAGGACCAGGTCGACCTGCGGATGGGGACCTTCTCCAAGAGCCTCGCCTCCTGCGGCGGATTCATCGCCGGCAGCGCCGAGGTGATCGAGTACCTGCGGATCACCTCACGGGCCTTCATCTTCAGCGCCTCCGGGGTGCCGGCCGCAGTGGGCGCCGCCCTGGCCGCGGTCAAGATCTGCCGCAGCGAAGGTCCGGCCCTCTACAAGCGGCTGCTTGAGAACGCCGAGTATCTGCGTCACGGATTCGAGGATCTCGGACTGCGGGTGGTCCAGCCCGGCCGGATGCCGGACGGCTCGGTGGCTACCACCCCGGTGGTGCCGGTGGTGATCGGGGAGGACTGGCAGGCGATCCTGGTCTGGAAGGCGCTCTACGACGCCGGGGTCTACACCAATGTGGCGATCCACCCGGCGGTCCCGCACGGAGCCGCCCTGCTCCGCACCAGCCTGATGGCCACCCACGAAAGGGAGCATCTGGACCGGGCCCTGGAGATCACCGCTGAGGTGATCAAGCAGTTCGACGGACTCACCAACGCCTGA